The sequence below is a genomic window from Lolium perenne isolate Kyuss_39 chromosome 7, Kyuss_2.0, whole genome shotgun sequence.
CTCCCCACCTCGCCCGCATGCACTCCCTCCAAACCCTCGTCCTCTCCCGCAACTGGCTCAACGGCACCGTGCCGCCCCTCTCCCCGCTCGCCTCCCTCGCCGAGCTCGACCTCGGCTCCAACCGGCTCGACGGCGCCTTCCCGGAGGTCCCCGCCTCGCTCTCCACCCTCATCCTCGCCAACAACAACTTCACCGGCAAGATCCCCACGTCCATCGCCTCACTCGCCCACCTCCGCTTCCTCGACGCCTCCCGCAACCGGCTCGCCGGCTGGATCCCCCCCGCCGTCTTCGCGCTCCCCGCGCTGCGCCACCTCGACCTCTCTAACAACCAGCTCTCCGGCCAGCTCCCCCCCACCACGGCGTGCGCGGCCGCGCTCGACTTCGTCGACCTCTCCGCCAACCTGCTCGTCGGGCCGCGCCCCGCGTGCCTCAGGTCGCGCGCCGTGCTCGTCGCCGGGAACTGCTTCGCCGACGCCGCGCAGCAGCGCCCCAGCGCGTACTGCAGCCCCGCGGCGATTGCCGCGTCGCTGCCGCCGACGCAGGGGAGCGGTGGCGGTGCTGGGCGGGGCGGCGGGGGTAAGGGCCGTGGCGTGGGGGTGGTTCTTGGCATTGTCGGCGCCGTCGTGGGAGGCGCGCTGCTCGTCGcgctggtgttggtggtggtgctgAGGAGGGCCAGGAGGCGGCACCGGCACCAGCACCCCGAGGTCATGTACCTGCCCAAGTCGCCGTTGGTGATGCCGGCGAAGAAGGCCGACGACGGGAAATCTCCAGCTAAGGTGGCCCAGCACAAGATTGCTACGACTGCCGATAAGAGTAAGACAACAAAATCGCCATGAGTTTACACATGGATTGCTTCATTTCATCTCTCATTGTGTGCTCCACTGAGTTAATCTGTACCACCATGTTCTTACCCTTTTTACTACGGAGTAGTTCATTTTAAAAACTAACAAGATTTTGGGCATTTTAGAAATGAATGAGTAATCTATGATTTATGGTTCAAATGGGCATTGGGGAATGGGAGTAGCAGCAGTTGTAAAGACTGGTTGCTTTAATTTCATCTTGCGTATTCTATTGTTTGAATAAAGTCTACCCACTTAAGTCAAAATACTGCGGATCTTAACTTAGACTGAGTTGTAGAACATGGGATGCACCATTATTTCTTACTTCACAGAAGACTTTAAGAAAGTAAAGCTGCAAAGTCAATCAACCAAACAGTGGAAAGAAAACAACGAGCAATGACTCACTGATCAGTTAACAGTTTGCAGGTTAATATGCCTAACATGATCTGAATTTTCACAGGGCATGCATCACAGGCTGCAAGGGTAAATACACTGGAAGTGCCAGCCTATCGTGCTTATACGATGGAGGAGCTCCAAGAAGTAACAGACAACTTTGCTTCACCCAACTTGATCAAGAATAGTCCCCTTACACAGGTATGAGGATGCACTAACGTAACCCTTTTTGTCTTCATGGTCGAAGGAGAAATATAAGTACAATGGTTTACTCCCCTGGTGGAATCTTTGTGCACTTCACAAGTTTCATATACAGCAGATAGCCTCATTGCTCTGGAGTGCGGTGGTtgtatttaaaaaaaaaatagaaaatcaaGTTTCTAAGTTTCGAAAAAAAAACTCCACATGAACATGAAGATGTGATCTACATATCTGGAAATTAtcaaaaataaataatttcatttgTGGGCTACAAAAAAAAGTGGATCTATAATATAAAATATGTAGATCCACACATTTGTATTTTTTTGTGTATCCGCAGAGAACACACCTTTTATTTAAATTTACATGCACATCATAAGAATCGGCATGTACTTGTGAAAAaattcagaattttttgaaacacAAAAATGTGTGcttagttttttttttaaatgcCAAGCAACATTACACCAGAGCTAAATTTGTGTTTTCCTAATCGGCCCTGCACATTTCTCTTTGCGGCTACTGTTCAGATGGGATCTTGCCTAATGGTCCACTAAAGCATCTGCACTCAGAGTAGAGGACAACAGTGGGCTGACAATTATTGTCCTTTCATGTAATTATGTTAGTCCTATTTGGTTTAACTCTTTCAATACATTTGATAGACAAAGGCGCTGCTTGTAAGAAAAAAGACTATTATTGTGGTCTTAACAACCTGGCAAACGTGGATTTTCATACCCCTAATTACTTGACACATGGAGAAATTTCATTTCTTCACTAAGAGTATTTGATAATTAGAATGCTAGCAATTTGGGTCATTATTATTATGATTAAAAAAATTCCTTTATATTTTGTAGACTTTGTCAAACTCTAATTATAATTCAGCCAAAAATCAAAAGTTGAATCTTTTTAGACCAACAGTTGATTTATTATATGTGTTCATACTATACACTATGCTAATGTGTACCACCGCCTTTTTCAATGAACTGAACTCACCACTTTAGTGATTCATGGATGTTTTTGTTCATTCTCTTTTGAGTAATGTACCTAATATCTCCCTAGCAGTTGTCAACCATGGCTGTACTTTCAGTATAGATTTCTGCTAGAAAGTTTTGTTATGACTAATGTTATCATTTAATCATGCCCCCATTCTCCTTCCCGCTTACAGCTTTACAACGGCCAGCTTCAAGATGGTTCTAGAGTCCTGGTGAGATGTCTCAGACTAAAGCCAAAGTATTCTCCCCAGAGCCTGTCGCAGTACATGGAGATAATTTCTAAATTCCGCCATCGCCATTTGGTTAGCATCATTGGTCATTGTATTGTCAATGATGAGGAAAATCCTACTATTGCTAGCTCGGTATACCTCATCTCTGAATGCATAACAAATGGATCTCTTAGAAGCCATCTTACCGGTAATTACATTTGGAGACATCATGTGTACTATTACCTTCATAACTAAATTTCTTCAAGTATCTGACCTTATTCTTTTGACCGGGCTTCAGAATGGAGGAAGCGCGAAATGCTGAAATGGCCACAGCGGGTTTCCGCTACCATTGGTATTGCGAGAGGGATCCAGTTCTTGCACAACGTGACTGCCCCAGACGTTGTACAGAATGATATCAACATCGAAAATATTCTGCTGGACAAGACCCTCACTTCGAaaattagtgacttcagtctcccgaTGATATCGATCAGCAAGAATGGCAAGGTAAGTTCAAAATACTGGTCAAGTTCCTCAGTCCATAACTGACAGATAAGTTGTAACCGTTTTTATCTTGCAGATATGCTCAGAAAACCCTTTCATTGTCCAGGAAGAAAACGACCACGGCAGGTATGGTGTCCTTGCTGAAAGAAAATGACATCTACACTTAATAAATTGGAACTAGGGCAGCTACTAATTATGAACAGATAACAGACATGAACCTAATGATTAGG
It includes:
- the LOC127313335 gene encoding probable LRR receptor-like serine/threonine-protein kinase At1g14390; this encodes MASPKHLAPLLALLLLLPCISTPATAQPLASSEAKALYRVRRLLFAPPALAPLTTSPDLCALRPTPSLTITCSGGHVTSLSILGDRQPDPKWRGALPSTFSADALFTTLTRLPSLSALSLVALGVWGPLPGAKLLRLASLRSLNLTANYLYGAVPPHLARMHSLQTLVLSRNWLNGTVPPLSPLASLAELDLGSNRLDGAFPEVPASLSTLILANNNFTGKIPTSIASLAHLRFLDASRNRLAGWIPPAVFALPALRHLDLSNNQLSGQLPPTTACAAALDFVDLSANLLVGPRPACLRSRAVLVAGNCFADAAQQRPSAYCSPAAIAASLPPTQGSGGGAGRGGGGKGRGVGVVLGIVGAVVGGALLVALVLVVVLRRARRRHRHQHPEVMYLPKSPLVMPAKKADDGKSPAKVAQHKIATTADKRHASQAARVNTLEVPAYRAYTMEELQEVTDNFASPNLIKNSPLTQLYNGQLQDGSRVLVRCLRLKPKYSPQSLSQYMEIISKFRHRHLVSIIGHCIVNDEENPTIASSVYLISECITNGSLRSHLTEWRKREMLKWPQRVSATIGIARGIQFLHNVTAPDVVQNDINIENILLDKTLTSKISDFSLPMISISKNGKICSENPFIVQEENDHGSAQPTEKGDKDDIYQFGLILLEVITGKSTESRRDLESLKAQLSEALAEDPELLKDMADLTIRGTFAVDSLSKVTEIALNCTATDPSDRPSIDDVLWNLQYSMQVQDGWASSESLSLSVKSQS